A window of Lentibacillus sp. Marseille-P4043 contains these coding sequences:
- the rplM gene encoding 50S ribosomal protein L13 yields MRTTFMANENNIERKWLVVDAEGKRLGRLASEVAAILRGKHKPTYTPHADTGDNVIIINAEKIELTGNKINDKMYYRHTNYVGGLKERNAYEMRTKYPEQMLELTVKGMLPKGPLGRKMGKKLHVYRGSEHNHQAQKPEVYELRG; encoded by the coding sequence ATGCGCACAACTTTCATGGCGAATGAGAATAATATTGAACGCAAATGGCTTGTTGTGGATGCGGAAGGCAAGCGATTAGGTCGCTTAGCTAGTGAGGTTGCTGCAATCCTTCGCGGAAAGCACAAACCAACCTATACACCACATGCTGATACAGGTGATAATGTTATCATTATCAATGCTGAAAAAATCGAACTTACAGGAAATAAAATAAATGACAAAATGTACTATCGTCATACAAATTATGTTGGCGGGTTGAAAGAACGCAATGCATATGAAATGCGTACAAAATACCCTGAACAAATGTTAGAACTAACTGTAAAAGGTATGCTTCCTAAAGGTCCATTAGGCCGTAAAATGGGTAAGAAATTACACGTATACAGAGGTTCTGAACACAATCATCAAGCACAAAAACCAGAAGTTTACGAGCTTCGTGGATAA